The DNA region TTTTCCTGTTGCTTTAGGTTAAAACGTTAGTCTGTAAATTTAATTAAACTGTCTTAATACCAAACTAAATGGTCTACGCCTGGGTTGTATACAGGTGTATCATACAAGCCAATGGACACTAAGTGAGTAGAGTAATAATGGAACAGTGGAACATCAAAAGGGATTCAAAAGCCTGATCAACAGGAGGTTAAAGCAGTAACCATAAGACATAGACAgatactgtacacacactcaaGAAACCCTTACCTCAATCTTTCTCTCCCTTACAAACACACCATGTTATTTTGCACTTGTTCCTAAGGGttatcatactgtactgtagtgcttGAAGGGCAAAGTACTGGGCCGACAGCCAGGAATGGGGTTAAGTGTGTAAGAAGTCAGGAATACAAAGGGTTAACATCCCCACCCTGGGAGGTTGGACAAGGCTGATAAGAACTATAGCACTCTGTAAAAGGTCCAGTTCCAAACTAAACAAGGGTTCTACATGGGATAATGGATAAATCTaccccagggtttcccaaactcggtcctggccatattggtttttgccctagcactacacagctgattcaaataaccaactcatcatcaagctttgatgatttgaacaagctgtgtaatgctagggcaaaaaccaaaacgtgtacCCAAGGGggccccaggacagagtttgggaaaccctggtctagtGCCTGGATTCAGGGATTATAAATGATTGGTCCAACTGTGCAGGGGTAATGCAGAAGGTCCACATTTAGGTGGCTTTGCTGTTGACCCTCTACCTCCTAAATATCCATTACTGACTGTTACTCCTCTCTGCATGAGGTGACAACAATACAAGGATAATGTTTGCTATTGGGACTCATGTCTGCATCGTTTTCACAACCAAATGCAGTGCTCTATGAATGCTGTCTTTAAGTAACAGATATTCTTGTTCAGCAATATTTGCACTTAAAGAGGTGGGTATGTAGACTATTGTTGCCACCTAGGGGAGGTGTTAGGAAAACCTCCTTATAGCACCACCTGCCACCACCAGCCCTGTTCTCATTGCAGTAGCTCTTCCCAGGATATTGGCTTGGAGAAGACCTCTCGCTCCAGCCAGAGGTCATAGTTCATCTGGAAGTCCTCCGGCAGGTCAACACGCTGCCCCAGAACACTCTGCAGGCAGTTGTCCACGGGCAGGAAGTCAGGGTTGCTCTGGTTGTTGTCGTAGCGGCGGCTGTTGAAGCGCTCAATGTTGGCGCGCAGAGCACACTCCTCTGCCTGGAAGTCCCAGGGCCGCGCATCCAGGTCTGCTGTCAAAGAAACATGGAAGCTCATTACTTGGGGTAATGGGGTAACTTGACATACGTAGGGGTGCTTACACTTAGCAGTTCACAGTCATTGTGGGGAAATGTTTCACGGTTACGTCTGTGATAGCAGATATGAGTCTCCCAATCATCATATCATGTCAATCACTGACTGAAAAACTCAACGGGCTCTTTCTGGGTCGATTTTGGTGTCGACAGCAACTCACCGTTACCGTAGGCCCAGTCGTCATTGAGGCGATGGCGGACCTTCTGGTAGATGGCAGACATGGTCTTCATGTTGCTCTTCCTCCACTGGCGGCCCAGGTACTTGGTTTGCACTTTGAGCAGCTTGAGGACGTACAGCTGCATCATGGCCTGTTTGACCTTCAGCGCCCTCTTCAGGATAGGAGCCGACTTGAACACCACCAGCATCTGACAGAGAGAAGTGCGAGGTATGCAATTATGATCTAAAAGAATCCCAGACTGATGTCTGTCCTAGTGAATAAGAGCAACTCTGTATTGTTTTGGGTGGGTGAGTCACTCCCTCACCATGGTTCTGGAGTGCTTCCACTTGGTCAGCTTGTTCAGGATCCTCAAGAGGTTGATACAGGAGAACAGGTTCCTCCAGCAAAACTGGTTGATGTCTCCAGCCTCCTGTAGAACACAGACAAACCAACAAATTGTTACCAACACCTCACCTCCAACCTTTGATTACTGTAACACTTCCATTAGGTACCCTGGTGTTTCCCCCCCTTCTACAACAACATTGCCTAGGTGTTTGAGTTCAGCAGCTCATATTACAATATGTATTTCAATTATGTGAGGGATGGAGTTTGCAACTTACCAAACTCTCTGCAGTAAGTTCCGGGAGCTCATGCACCACACTGTAAGGAAAGTCCAGCACAGAAATACtgcaggagagagaatgagatgaTTACTAAAAGGGTCACAGATCTTCCTGATCATCTGGGTCTTGAAATGGCTCAAATTCACCAACGTACCTGTTCTTGGCTGTGATGTAAGACATGATGTTCTGGTTGAAGAACTTGAGAATGAGAGGAATACAGTTGGCAAACACCAGGTGCTGAGCCATGTACTCAAACTGTTGAAAAAAACCCACAAGAAACAGAAGGGTAAGGCAAGAGAAGACCATTCACAAGTTCGAGGTGCTTGTGAGAAATGACCACTCCTATTAAGTGGTTGTCAATACTTGGTAGATGAGGCTAAGTCAGAGTTTGCCTGTGTGTGGTGGTAGTGGTTGAGTGTGGGTTGCCAGTACCTGGTAGACATGGTTGAGTTTGAAGTGTTTGAGAAGCAGCAGCAGGATGGCAGAGATGGCCTTAACAATGATCTCCTTGTGGCGGTTAACATCCACACCAAGCTTCATGCTCTGGAGCACTGTTGTCCTGCAGATACAGTATCAAATCAAACCCTTTCAATTGTAACTCAACTGAATACAGCTCCCTTTCAAATCAAACAGCTGACTCACGGCATCTCCTCAGGCAGCACATCTGCCAGGATGTTGATGGAGTCTGTCTTGGCCTTGGAGGTGGGGGCAGCTGCCAGCAGAATCTTCAGCAGGGCAATCTGAGAGGGAGAAGAGTCACAGGTCAATTCTGCCAAGGGTTTAGAAGTCATAGAAATGGACTGGAGACCTATATTCATCAGTATACAAGTGGAGCAGAACACTCACCATGTACTGAGGCAAGCTGGGAAGAATGCCCTGGTATAGCAGCTCAGTGGAGCACATCTCCACATCCTCTTCTCCCTATAAACAAACACAATACATGCAAAATAATACTTTTTAAAATAAACACTTGTTGCCCTTTCTCTAGGACAGTGATATTCCTGCATATATACCAGTGATAGGTCAGCGATATGCATTTGCACTCACCCCTGACAGTGGAGTTTTCTGAAACTCATCCTCCTTGGCAATCTGAATCTCAGCTATAGAGATGTACTTATGCTGAAAGGAAATAGAGAACGGTCATTTATGAGAATTCCCACTACCAGTGGTGCGGTCCCTCTCTAATCACATCTCACTCCACCCATCCCCCAACATTGCCAGAGAGACTGGGGGTTCATAAACCAGGCCATTGATAGGTTGCTAGAGGGCCGGACACCTGACAGCCCTTCTGCCTTCTCAGGTCAGAGCCTCCTCAGTTTCTCTCCAAGTGGACATGTGTAATGGAGTGCGTGGACAGAGTTGGTGTTACTATTGTAACTTGTGTTTGGTGTTTCCAGTTCCAATCTGTCTATTGTTAGTTGTTCATAGTAGTTGTGCTATGTGTTATACAGTCCTTTTCTTACGTCCCTATCACTTTATTgccctagagtcgatgtctgtGCAGAAATGAAATTAGCATAATAAATATAAAAATTGtccataaaaatctgtctgtttaagctatcaatatgtttttttgcatgggctgcgtctcaatccgccgatgtcggccttccgcatctgcggtgtaAGGTGGAAGAGCAACAGTGGTgtttctcagaccatgagacatcatgaaaaatctgtcttctcatgaaaacgtctgtagcattcgaacggtttgggctactaactatactgaacaaaaatataaacgcaacaaatttgtttacatccctattagtgagcatttctcctttgccaagataatccatccacctgacctgtgtggcatttcaagaagctgattaaacagcatgatcattacacaggtgcaccttgtgctggggacaataaaaggccactctaaactgTCCAGTTTTgtctcacaacacaatgccacagatgtctcaaattgagggagcgtgcaaaaaaccatctacacacaataccacataatgacaatgtgaaaacatgtactcctgagtggcgcagtggtctaaggcactgcatcgcagtgctaactgtgccactagagatcctggttcgaatccaggctctgtcgcagccggccgcgactgggagactcatgttgatagagcatggcgtttgcaatgccagggtcgtgggtttgattcccacgggggggccagtataaaaaaaaaaaaaatgtattcactaactgtaagtcgctctggataagagcgtctgctaaatgactgaaaatgtaaaaatgtaaatgtaaatgtttttagaaatttttgcaaatgtattgaaaatgaaattcagaaatatctcatttacataagtattcacacccctgagtcaatattttgtagatgcacctttgtcagcgattaaagctgcgagtctttctgggtaaatctaacagctttccacacctggactgTGCAACATTCGCCCATAATTATTTTCTAAATTctccaagctctgtcaaattggttgttgatcattcctagacaaccattttcaggtcttgccatagattttcaagtagatttaagtcaaaactgtaactcagccactcaggaacattcactatctTCTTGGAAAGCAATTCAAGTGTAGAgtcggccttgtgttttaggttattgtcctgctgaaaggtgaattcatctcccagtgtctggtagaaagcagacaggattttgcctgtgcttagctccattctgtttcttttttccatctgaaaaactccccagtccttaaagattacaagcatacccataacatgatgcagccactactatgcttgaaaatatggagagtggtcatttaggttagtattgtggagtaactcaaatgttgttgatccatcctcagttctcctttcacagccattaaactctgttttaaagtcacctttggcctcatggtgaaatccctgagcagtttcttcctctccagcaactgagttaggaaggacgcctgtatctttgtagtgactgggtgtattgatacaccatccaaagtgtaattaataacttcaccatgctcaaagggatattcaatgagtgtttctttttttacccatctaccttctttgcgaggcactggaaaacctccctgatctttgtagttgaatctgtgtttgaaattcactgctcgactgaggggccttacagataattatatttgtgggatacagagatgaggtagtcattcaaaaatcatgttaaacactattattgcacacagagtgtccatgcaacttgttatgtgatttgttaagcacatatttacttatttaggcttgccataacaaagaggttgaatacttattgattcaagacatttgTTTTCCTAGACAATTTAGAAAAACATATTGCCACTttgaaattatggggtattgtgtgtaggccagtgatcaaaaatctaaatttaataaattttaaattcaggctgtgacaacaaaacgtggaaaaagtcaaggggtctgaatactttctgaaggcactgtatgacccTACTATGGAAAGCTGAGACTCATGAAATCAATGGTGTTCTCCGCTCCCCACAagcgtcacgggactcgtctgaagtcggtaccgccaatgtgccaacttctgtctgtagaaTCCAAACgttttgagctacaaactaatatgacctcACCATCGCAAGTccagactctcacgaacatgttgATTTGCTCTACGACGCCCAAAAGCTTCACAAGACTCGTCTAAAGGTAACCCGATACcggttttaaaaaatgaatgtatggaagtagttttgtgcaacaaaaaaaaaggaGTTACTTCCTCTTTTAACTGTTTTCTCATgtatgaatatgttattcaatgcctTTCTATGGGTTAAAAGCAGTAAGGCAAAATTCAATGttatcaaatcatttttttatatatattttttatacctaCAAGGGTCCTaatattctaaatcaaatagcaaaattatccttggtatgaccatcttaaaacaattccacgtTAGCTTAGTAGGACCCCCCCCAACATACAACCAAATGCTTAGACTTTAGCGGGATAACAATAATATTGCTTGTGCTATCCTATCCGATTACCCATTCATTGTATTGctatctgtatatatatatatatatatatattcatatctCTCTTTCTACAGAACCACATCAATCTCATATATCCTCTGGAAATAAAGTTATCAATTGTGTGTAACACTGTGAGGTTGCCTTATTCTTCGGAATAATAAGGTGTCAGTGAGTCACAGACCAGCCTAACTTGAGAGCAGCTCTCTTTCAGGCACAATGCAGGAATATTAAGCAATATCTAGAAAATCCATGTTTAACAATGCTTGAGACATGTTGAGAACTGCATAATACCTGCTTCAAGGTTCTGATGCTTTCATGGATGGGTCTGGGTAGGCCGACAACTGTATCTGTGTCACtgcaatacaaatacaaaaataacCACGAAAACTAGGTCAAGGATCCTCGACAAGAAATTACTTTTCAAGATTAATAGAGATTTACTATtcaagggatacttcaggatttggGCAATGCACGCAAAAagataaaaatggtatccatgagttcatctgactctgggtaagtagataaagggcctcgttGCCAAAGTCCCAAAGTATcccattaaagctgcaatatgtaactttttgggcgacccaaccaaattcacataggaaagtgtgttatagatctgtcattctcattgaaagcaagtctaagaagctgtggatctgttctatgtgcgctatttctatgcttcctgttctcaagttttgtttttgcatcttttactttcggttttctacaccagcttcaaacaaccGAAAATACAAtagttttggttatggaaaatatatttcacagcggtttagatggtacaataatTATCTACAttgtacttgcttgttttgtcacataattcacctaatttcagtttattagaattttagcaacctggaaatggtggagcgatttctgcatagtgcatctttaaatgaAAAAAAGACACCAATTGAACTTACTTTCCAAGCGTATAGCCAATAAATTTGCTTCTACTTGATTCCAGGAAATTTTCGATGTCTTTTTCCCTGTAAAAGCAAACAAAAAATTATAATCATACAATATTAGGCACATTATACAAGACACATAAAACCAAAGAGTATATCTAAAGACACAGCATTAATCTGTAGCAAATGGTCTCCTTGATGTCTCCCTCAGCCCCGCACCATACCTGACTTTGGGGGCCCAGGGCAGCCCCTTGGGGAAGTTCACCCTCTCTGAGGGGGGGTGTGGGATTGGCGGGGGCATGACCTCATCCCGCTCCATGGGAAAAGGCTCCACCTCCATGGAGTTGTCATTGTCATCGTTGTCATCCTCATCTTCACGAGGGTCGTCTGACTTGTAGGGGTCCTTCTCATTGAAAGCATCCAGGTTGTCCTGTTTTGTCAGGGACTGTAATGGAGAGGAAAGGGTTGAGGAGTACTTTTCAAATGAGCCTGACACAATGTTACATTGAGCAGGTGTCAAACAGGGGATTGCCTTCACTTTGTTGCGTTGCATTGAGACTTCATTCAGGCACGGTAGAGGTTACCTTGTGTTCACGGCGTGCCCGTTTCTGCTGCTGTTCGATGAGGTCAGAGGCGGAGGCTGGGGGAGAGGCTGCCCTCATGCTCCTGATGACCCGGATGCTGTCCTCTGGGAGGGGGGGCAAGCGCAGCTCCTCCCGCTTACGCACCTTAATGTTCTGGAGCTGCTCAAACCCCCCGAGGGTGAACTGGGGCAGAGGAGAAGACATGTTGtaagagatagagatatagacactaccgttcaaaagtttggggtcacttagaaatgtccttgttttcgaaagaaaatcaacttttttgtccattaaaataacatcaaattgatccgaaatacagtgttgacattgttaatgttgtaaatggctatataaaaagccatatctcagactggccaataaaaagaaaagattaagatgggcagtctgagatatggctttttctttgcaactctgcctagaaggtcagcatcacggagtcgcctcttcactgttgacgttgagacaggtgctttgcgggtactatttaatgaagctgccagttgaggacctgtttctcaaactagacactaatgtatttgtcctcttgctcagttgtgcaccggggcctcccactcctctttctattatggttagagacagtttgcactgttctgtgaagggagtagtacacagcgttgtacgagatcttcagtttcttggcaatttctcacatggaatagccttcatttctcagaacaagaatagactgacgagtttcagaagaaagttatttgtttctgcccattttgagcctgtaatcgaacccacaattgctgatgctccagatactcaactagtctcaagaaggccagtgttattgcttctttaaatcagcacaactgttttcagctgtgctaacataatggcaaaagggttttctaatgatcaattagccttttaaaatgataaacttggattagcaaatacaacatgccattggaacacaggactgatggatgctgataatgggcctctgtacgcctatgtagatattccattaaaaatcagccgtttccagctacaatagccatttacaacattaacaatgtctacactgtatttctgatcaatttgatattttaatggacaaaaaaattgcttttctttcgaaaacaaggacatttctaagtgaccccaaacttttgaacggtagtgtatatgcaaGCCAAAAGTACCTGGCTAACACAATAGCCAAAATCACCAGTATGCTCTTCCACAGCAGCAGAAGAACCTTCTTCATGGGGAAGTGGGGTGCGTGGCCACTGCAGAACTTGGTCACCATGCCAAAGAGCATGACAGAGATGGGCTCGTTGTTGTACAGAGGAgagcctgggagagagagaggggaaagaacaAAGACTAGTTATAACAGACAGCCCAAAATTACTCCTCGACAAAACCCTTC from Coregonus clupeaformis isolate EN_2021a chromosome 12, ASM2061545v1, whole genome shotgun sequence includes:
- the LOC121577643 gene encoding striatin-interacting protein 1 homolog isoform X2, encoding MDVGGNGGGLIVNNKQRAMLPNKSRGEFVRNQRKDSEGFSESPDLEFEYADTDKWSAELSELYSYTEGPEFILNRKCFEEEFRTHVSDKKWTELDVAQHRAHAMRLLDGLEVIAREKRLKVARAILYMAQGTFAECSSEAEVQHWIRYNIFLLLDVGTFTALVELLNMEVDNSAACSSAVRKPAISLADSTDLRVLLNIMYLMVETIQQEDPADSPEWRATRETFRTELGSPLYNNEPISVMLFGMVTKFCSGHAPHFPMKKVLLLLWKSILFTLGGFEQLQNIKVRKREELRLPPLPEDSIRVIRSMRAASPPASASDLIEQQQKRARREHKSLTKQDNLDAFNEKDPYKSDDPREDEDDNDDNDNSMEVEPFPMERDEVMPPPIPHPPSERVNFPKGLPWAPKVREKDIENFLESSRSKFIGYTLGNDTDTVVGLPRPIHESIRTLKQHKYISIAEIQIAKEDEFQKTPLSGGEEDVEMCSTELLYQGILPSLPQYMIALLKILLAAAPTSKAKTDSINILADVLPEEMPTTVLQSMKLGVDVNRHKEIIVKAISAILLLLLKHFKLNHVYQFEYMAQHLVFANCIPLILKFFNQNIMSYITAKNSISVLDFPYSVVHELPELTAESLEAGDINQFCWRNLFSCINLLRILNKLTKWKHSRTMMLVVFKSAPILKRALKVKQAMMQLYVLKLLKVQTKYLGRQWRKSNMKTMSAIYQKVRHRLNDDWAYGNDLDARPWDFQAEECALRANIERFNSRRYDNNQSNPDFLPVDNCLQSVLGQRVDLPEDFQMNYDLWLEREVFSKPISWEELLQ
- the LOC121577643 gene encoding striatin-interacting protein 1 homolog isoform X1; the protein is MDVGGNGGGLIVNNKQRAMLPNKSRGEFVRNQRKDSEGFSESPDLEFEYADTDKWSAELSELYSYTEGPEFILNRKCFEEEFRTHVSDKKWTELDVAQHRAHAMRLLDGLEVIAREKRLKVARAILYMAQGTFAECSSEAEVQHWIRYNIFLLLDVGTFTALVELLNMEVDNSAACSSAVRKPAISLADSTDLRVLLNIMYLMVETIQQEDPADSPEWRATRETFRTELGSPLYNNEPISVMLFGMVTKFCSGHAPHFPMKKVLLLLWKSILFTLGGFEQLQNIKVRKREELRLPPLPEDSIRVIRSMRAASPPASASDLIEQQQKRARREHKSLTKQDNLDAFNEKDPYKSDDPREDEDDNDDNDNSMEVEPFPMERDEVMPPPIPHPPSERVNFPKGLPWAPKVREKDIENFLESSRSKFIGYTLGNDTDTVVGLPRPIHESIRTLKQHKYISIAEIQIAKEDEFQKTPLSGGEEDVEMCSTELLYQGILPSLPQYMIALLKILLAAAPTSKAKTDSINILADVLPEEMPTTVLQSMKLGVDVNRHKEIIVKAISAILLLLLKHFKLNHVYQFEYMAQHLVFANCIPLILKFFNQNIMSYITAKNSISVLDFPYSVVHELPELTAESLEAGDINQFCWRNLFSCINLLRILNKLTKWKHSRTMMLVVFKSAPILKRALKVKQAMMQLYVLKLLKVQTKYLGRQWRKSNMKTMSAIYQKVRHRLNDDWAYGNADLDARPWDFQAEECALRANIERFNSRRYDNNQSNPDFLPVDNCLQSVLGQRVDLPEDFQMNYDLWLEREVFSKPISWEELLQ